A portion of the Mytilus galloprovincialis chromosome 12, xbMytGall1.hap1.1, whole genome shotgun sequence genome contains these proteins:
- the LOC143055474 gene encoding M-phase inducer phosphatase 1-A-like, with translation MWSADFSSLTISGGSSCLDQESASIIKAKYNSAENTGLKRKSTSSPLKECKKRRKDSKHSRSLKRYLSFGDTPLESDDDLLSEETYIADGSRPYCLPTVAGQHRDLKSITADTMKDLLNGKYNGGINSYRVIDCRYPYEFNGGHIKNAENCYLEEHIDELLLQTLQRGNTTDEIIIFHCEFSSKRGPKLCRYLRSKDRQMHGRNYPQLHFPEIYLLEGGYKSFFQTHKHFCEPVDYVPMLHDEYKEDVRHFRSKTSTLKRNCSHVKKIEHCIVSQKLVFSMC, from the exons ATGTGGTCGGCCGATTTTAGTTCTCTTACGATAAGCGGAGGATCTAGTTGTCTAGATCAAGAAAGTGCAAGCATTATAAAG GCAAAATATAACAGTGCTGAAAATACGGGATTAAAACGCAAGTCGACGTCAAGTCCATTAAAAGAATGCAAGAAGAGACGAAAGGATTCGAAACATAGTAGATCATTAAAAAGATATTTGTCTTTTGGA gATACACCATTAGAGTCAGATGACGACTTACTGTCTGAAGAAACGTATATAGCGGATGGAAGTCGTCCTTATTGTCTTCCGACTGTTGCTGGTCAACACAGAGATTTGAAATCTATTACAGCTGATACA ATGAAAGACTTATTGAATGGTAAATACAATGGTGGCATCAATTCTTACAGAGTCATTGATTGTAGATACCCATACGAGTTTAATGGCGGACACATTAAG AATGCAGAAAATTGTTACCTCGAGGAGCATATAGATGAGCTGCTTTTACAAACACTGCAAAGAGGAAATACAACGGATGAAATCATTATTTTTCACTGCGAGTTCTCCTCCAAAAGAGGACCAAAATT GTGCAGATATTTGAGAAGCAAAGACCGACAAATGCATGGTAGAAATTATCCCCAGCTGCATTTCCCTGAGATATACCTTCTTGAAGGAGGATACAAATCTTTCTTTCAGACTCACAAG catttctGTGAACCCGTCGACTATGTTCCGATGTTGCACGACGAGTATAAAGAAGACGTACGCCATTTTCGATCCAAGACATCAACACTTAAAAGGAACTGCTCACATGTAAAGAAGATAGAACATTGCATTGTTTCGCAAAAACTCGTATTTTCTATGTGCTGA